The following nucleotide sequence is from Zea mays cultivar B73 chromosome 1, Zm-B73-REFERENCE-NAM-5.0, whole genome shotgun sequence.
AGAAACTATTAATTTAGAAAATCAAATAACATATTTTTAACAAATCGCACTGTTGATGTCTAATTTTATTAATAAAAAATACAAGCAAATATCCTTAGGATTTATACATAAAAACAATAAACATGACAACTAAGCTCTACCACCGAGAATGTATATATAATAAAGCCAGCACATACCACGCGTCCAAGCGCCACACGGCTAGCACGACCTCTACTGATCTTGATCATCCTACCTGACCTACCATAGCATTCCAGCGTTTACAACTACTCCAGGAAATGAAATGTTTGCTTGCTAACCGAAAGTGTTGGATGGAAACTGCCAGAAACGTACAAAGTAACGAGCAACACCATATATGAATGAAAAATATATACCATCCCCAACAGGCCCATGCCCATTGGTCCGCTAGCTAGTGTGCAAGAAGACACCATATGCCACGTACGGCCACATGCATATTGAAACGTGTCATGCAACGTGTTGGCATATAAACCACGCAGTGCTCACATATAGGCGAGCGAGACGCACTGTGTGGTCAGTCTCTCAAGTCTCAACTCAAAAGCAAGCCGTGTGACGCACGCACGACGACGACGGCGCCGTCCCGTCGTCCCTTCTCGTAACCTTGACGGCGAGCCCATTCTTCATGTGAAGTATGATGGACAGCTTCGGCTCCACGACGTGTCCGGGCACCACCTCGACGGCGAAGTTCCACAGCACGGCCGCCGCCACGGTCTTCATCTGCACGAACGCCATCTCCTTGCCGAGGCACGTCCGCGGCCCGGCGTTGAAGGAGATGAACTTGTAGGACGGCTCGTACCGAAGCTTGGTCCCTTCCTGGTTGAGCCATCTCTCGGGGCGGAACTCCATGCAGTCCTTGCCCCACACGCCCTCCATCCTGCCCATGGAGTAGTTGAACACCAGCACCTTGTCTCCCGCCTTCAACTCCTTCCCGCTCGGCAGAACGTCGGCGGCGGCCGCGACCTTGTGCTCGAACGGGACGGACGGGTACAACCTCAGACACTCGCTCAGCGCCGCGTGGAGGTAAACCAGGCTGCTGAGCTCGTCTGCGTCGAAGGTCACCATGCCGCTGCCGGCGTGTGCAGCATCTTCTGCACCTTTCGTCCGCCGTGAAGCAGCGATGGGCGCGAGCTCGTCCAGTAGTTTCTGCTCGACGCGAGGGTCCTTGGAGACGAGGTAGAAGAACCACGACAGAGCCGCGCCTGTGGTGTCCCGGCCGGCGAGCAGGAGGTTCACCGTCGTGTCACGTAAGAACACGTCGTCGTTTTCGCTCGAGTCGTCGTCCTCGTGGCAGATGAAGGATGACAGCAAGTCATACGAGTTACTGACGCATTCACATCCTTTCAGCTTGTCGGCCCTGCGTTTCGCGACGGTGGCGGCGACGAAGCTGTCGATCGTCCTTCGAGCCGCGGCCATCTTCCTCTCCTGCCCTACCTCCAGTACGTTCATCAGCTTCCAGCACGCCATGGGGATGATGTGCCGGAGGAAAAGCGTCTCCAGCGCGTCGTCCATGGCGCGCGCGAAGGGGACCACGGGCAAGCCGAACGCCAGGCACCCAGGGTCGACGCCGAAGACGAGAGTGCATGTCATGTCGAACGTCAGCCTCAGGAACACGTCGTGCAGGTCGCACGGGGGCGCTCGTCCGTCGTCGTCGGCGTGGTGGGCGAGGAAAGGCAGGAGGCTCCTCTCCACCTTGTCGCGGCTGCACCGCGCCGTGAAGGCTCGAAACCGAGGGCCGGTCATGAGCATCTGCGCCTTCACTCGCTGGCGCCGCCACGACTCCCCGTCGGCGTTGAAGATGCCGCCGCCCAGGACGTCGAAGATGGCGGCGTACTCTTCGCCTTTAGGGTAGTTGGCGAAGTTGGACGTGAAGATGTGGCGCACGTTGGAGGGGTCGCAGGTGATGAAGTACCGCACGCCGGTGCGACCTGCGCGGGCTTCGAAGTTGTAGCCCGCGCCGGCGAGGACACCGGTGGCCCAGTCGTGGAAGTGATGGATGTTGGCGACCAAGCCGGGGAGATGGCCGACTATTGGCCATTCGGTCGGCTCCAAAGGGCTCGTTTTCTTAGATTGCAAGTGGCGGTAGTACAGGGTGAGGAAGCAGAGAACAAGGGCCAGCCCTACGAACAGAAAAAACGGCTCCATGTCGATGTCTGGATGGGAATGGGATGGAACCACGAACGGTGCAACATGGCTATTTGTAAGCGACCGACTGAGCGAGTACTAGACTACGTAGGCCATAAATTTTTAAGCGAGGCTGAGGCTGGTGAGATGTCTGCTGTCAGTGCATAGTAATAAGCGATATCTAACATCCTGTTTGCTTTGGGTTTAAACTATAGGATAGAAAATGTGTTTCTGAGAGTTGCTAAATCATGGATGTCTATTTTTTTAGACGATTAACAACATCTATGCAATCTAGATTTAAAGATATATTAGAACTTATTCTCAAGTTTCAACTTAAGAACCGAACATGTTCTActgctagtcgatatcttcactTTGACAGCCGCGCGTATATAAAATGTGTTTTCTAAAAACTAAAAGTCTAACAAATAAAATACTGCTTTTAGATGCTAAAAGTCTAACAAGAAGTACTAATTTTATGCTGTTTTTACAGGAGTTAAAATTTTTGGTATATTTTTGAAAGTATCTTGGATCCTACTATTGGCTTTTAACTAGAGATGTTAATGGGTAATTCCCCATCGGGTTATAGCATCCCAGACCCATCCCCATCATGTTTGATAcatccccatacccatacccatacccatcatgggtagaaaactcatcccatacccatccccattcgggtttcgggtccccaaTGGGTCCCCATCCCCAATTAAGAAATAACTAGGTACTAACATCTAGCACAAACTATCCAGATTTCATACATCACTATATCGGTAAGCACTCATCCATGAACCATTATCTATTCATCCATCCATCAGAAAAGAAATCAGTACTTGGGACCAATATAAGAAATGGAGTCTGTCGGGTTTGATGGCCGACTCggcctcaactcattcatacaaacaggacaggtgtacacgtatgaaatacccatgggtaatcgggttcggattattgcttcccaaacccatacccgtttacccaatgggtggagattttgtcccatatccatacccatggggacaatttttgtcccatacccgtaccctaataggggaattccccatgggttatcgggtatcgggtccccattgacatctctacttTTAACCTTCTGTTTTTTTTGAAACTGACAAAATAAATAACACTTTCATAGTTGTTTATAAGAAAGATAAAGATAAAAAACATATTTTTAAACTTGTTCCAACCAAACAGATTTTAATTTTCTCTTAGTCAACATCTTTTTCACACCTCCCAACAGCTTTCTTCTGCAGCTACAGTTCAGTCAAAACGCCATAAATCTAGGTTCAGTATAATAGATAGATGCATGATTGGCCTTATCGTTTTCATGCGTCTTCTGCTTCTGCTTGAGCCAAATCGAGAAATAGAATCCGCTATCTCAACGTGTAGCAACCAAAAATTTATTGGTACTTTCCTAGTGGACAGAGTATGCATGAGCGTGATTGGTTAACCTGAATTTTTAAATTGCGTGAACCTCGATGTTGATTGGACGTCTGTGTCATTGTCGCTTGCAAAAGTATATGTCCCACCCAATAATGATGAAAGGCTGGAAGTTCGGAGAAAAAATGGGGTTGTTTAATTTTCAATATTATTGAGAATGGTACATATAGGATGCGTGGCATACGGTAGCGGTTTCACAAAATCTCACTCTCCCTTTATGTGTTGACATGTTGTCAGTCGAATAAAAGTGTCTATCAGTATAAATTAACTGGCGCCTTTTTTCTAGTAAAAGTAGCTTTCATATTTTAAATTAAAATAAAAATGACTTGACATTTTATGTGGTTATTACAAGATATCGCACACAACCAATTAATTGATTGCCTTCGTAACAAAAAAATGTATTTAACTTGTATTGTCTTTTATGGTACTTCTATTCTTATTCTTTCTTTGAGCATGACACATGAGCATCCCATAAATCAATATGGGGACGAGTAGGGTACCTCACATTGGTCATGGATAGAGAGGCATCTACGATAAAATTCATCATCATCCAAAGATTAGTTTACACAAAGTAGAGAACTGAGCAATTGTTTTGGAGTTTAGTCTCGGTAGTCATTGGGCTCGGGAGAAAGATAGCTTTAGCCCCATATTCAACGGTTAGCCCCATACTCAACGGTTAGCGAATAAGCGGGTCCATAAAGGACATTTAATCCTGGTTAGTGGCTCAAATAAGGACTAACTATACATTTAGTCTCAGTTACTGACTCCAATTGAGACAAAAGGGTAACATGTAGTTTCGGACTGATCGACCAATCAGGTCTAAATAAATGCCTCGTGCCATATCCTCTTAGATTTCTTCCTCTCCCATTGTGAGTCATTTAAAGTTCTATGTTCTTACTTAAGGAAGGAGTTCATACTTGGGTGATTTGTAAAGAGCTCATCCCTCCGTTTATTCTATGGTTTTAAATGTGAGCAACTTCATCCTCTCATGTTTCATTGATCGTATATCTCTTTTCGTGATTGAGAAATAGA
It contains:
- the LOC100273577 gene encoding Noroxomaritidine synthase, which encodes MEPFFLFVGLALVLCFLTLYYRHLQSKKTSPLEPTEWPIVGHLPGLVANIHHFHDWATGVLAGAGYNFEARAGRTGVRYFITCDPSNVRHIFTSNFANYPKGEEYAAIFDVLGGGIFNADGESWRRQRVKAQMLMTGPRFRAFTARCSRDKVERSLLPFLAHHADDDGRAPPCDLHDVFLRLTFDMTCTLVFGVDPGCLAFGLPVVPFARAMDDALETLFLRHIIPMACWKLMNVLEVGQERKMAAARRTIDSFVAATVAKRRADKLKGCECVSNSYDLLSSFICHEDDDSSENDDVFLRDTTVNLLLAGRDTTGAALSWFFYLVSKDPRVEQKLLDELAPIAASRRTKGAEDAAHAGSGMVTFDADELSSLVYLHAALSECLRLYPSVPFEHKVAAAADVLPSGKELKAGDKVLVFNYSMGRMEGVWGKDCMEFRPERWLNQEGTKLRYEPSYKFISFNAGPRTCLGKEMAFVQMKTVAAAVLWNFAVEVVPGHVVEPKLSIILHMKNGLAVKVTRRDDGTAPSSSCVRHTACF